In one Corallococcus silvisoli genomic region, the following are encoded:
- a CDS encoding YajQ family cyclic di-GMP-binding protein: MPSFDVVSKIDLAELDNAVNQTKKELSTRYDFQGVNADIVIAPDHTSLTVKANSEDKVQAAKEVLLARLAKRNISLRTLEFGDIEKTGLHNVKQPIKLQQGIPVEKSKELIKILKESKLKVQGSIQADQLRVTGKNRDDLQAAMALFRKEQDRLSLDMQFTNFRD, translated from the coding sequence ATGCCCTCCTTCGACGTCGTCTCCAAAATCGATCTGGCTGAGCTCGACAACGCGGTCAATCAGACCAAGAAGGAGCTCAGCACGCGGTATGACTTCCAGGGCGTCAATGCCGACATCGTCATCGCCCCGGACCACACCTCGCTGACCGTGAAGGCCAACAGCGAGGACAAGGTCCAGGCCGCCAAGGAGGTGCTCCTGGCGAGGCTGGCCAAGCGCAACATCAGCCTGCGCACCCTGGAGTTCGGCGACATCGAGAAGACGGGCCTCCACAACGTGAAGCAGCCCATCAAGCTCCAGCAGGGCATCCCGGTGGAGAAGTCGAAGGAGCTCATCAAGATCCTCAAGGAGTCCAAGCTCAAGGTGCAGGGCTCCATCCAGGCGGATCAGCTCCGAGTCACGGGCAAGAACCGCGACGACCTGCAGGCCGCCATGGCGCTGTTCCGCAAGGAGCAGGACCGGCTGAGCCTGGACATGCAGTTCACCAACTTCCGCGACTAG